The Nitrospirota bacterium genome contains a region encoding:
- the folB gene encoding dihydroneopterin aldolase, with translation MAGTIIIERLEFQGRCGVTQEERRKPQPLAVDLELTCQTEPATASDDIQHTVDYAQVTNRIIELAATQDFSLLETFAERILSMLFAEFPVDRAKIWLRKLSPPLKPVTRSVGVQLERSRLAHQIQGGEPTPARFLTQQLHRLPKGKALDLASGSGRNALYLASQGFQVEAIDRDEQALAELAATAKQRNLPNLHVHTVDLERITTEWPELPKQTYDVIVVFFYLHRPLFPALIESLKPNGALLYETFTIDNHLRHKHPRRSEFCLAHNELLRLTSGLRVLSYDEGEHDGSQGPSSVFTAQLVAQRVGPGDLPEASA, from the coding sequence AAGCCTCAGCCTTTGGCTGTGGACCTGGAACTGACTTGCCAGACTGAACCGGCTACCGCGTCGGACGACATCCAGCACACAGTCGACTATGCGCAGGTCACCAATCGGATTATCGAGCTCGCCGCGACGCAGGACTTCTCGCTGCTGGAAACCTTCGCAGAACGAATCCTCTCCATGCTCTTTGCAGAATTTCCCGTCGATCGCGCCAAGATCTGGCTGCGGAAGCTGTCGCCGCCGCTGAAGCCCGTCACCAGGTCGGTGGGAGTGCAACTCGAACGGTCGCGTCTGGCTCACCAGATTCAAGGTGGAGAACCAACCCCTGCCCGCTTTCTGACTCAGCAACTCCACCGACTGCCGAAGGGCAAGGCGCTCGACCTCGCATCGGGCTCCGGACGCAATGCCCTCTATCTCGCCTCGCAGGGCTTTCAGGTCGAGGCCATCGACCGGGATGAACAGGCCCTGGCAGAGCTTGCAGCCACGGCAAAGCAGCGGAACCTTCCGAACCTCCACGTCCACACAGTAGATCTCGAACGAATAACCACTGAGTGGCCGGAGTTGCCGAAGCAGACCTACGATGTGATCGTGGTGTTCTTCTATCTCCATCGCCCGCTCTTTCCCGCCCTCATCGAATCGCTGAAACCGAATGGGGCCTTGCTCTACGAAACCTTCACCATCGACAATCATCTGCGGCACAAACATCCGCGCCGATCTGAATTTTGCCTCGCGCACAACGAATTGCTCCGGCTCACCTCCGGTCTCCGCGTCCTGTCCTACGACGAAGGCGAACATGATGGCAGCCAGGGACCAAGCTCGGTCTTCACGGCGCAACTCGTCGCCCAGCGAGTAGGCCCCGGCGACCTGCCAGAGGCATCGGCATGA
- a CDS encoding PHP domain-containing protein, with amino-acid sequence MSRIDLHLHTTHSDGSFSASEVVRLAHQAKVTTLAITDHDIVSGIPEAIATGAELGIEIIPGVEISSRVGENELHMLGYFLNWQDPELSQRLATLRESRHSRNPQIIERLRALGLDVTYDEVKALAGTDAVGRPHIARLLMEKNYVTSAKDAFDRYLANGRPAYVARELPPPADAIAWIKAAGGVAVLAHPTWATSVGEELEPLLATLKAAGLGGIEVHYSTHTKRQTAKYLGLAKKLDLLITGGSDFHGITKPDIEVGIGRGGLKVSEKLLDPLRKAASIQ; translated from the coding sequence ATGAGCCGCATCGATCTCCACCTCCATACGACCCACTCGGATGGAAGCTTCTCGGCGTCTGAAGTGGTCCGGCTCGCCCACCAGGCGAAGGTGACCACGCTGGCCATCACGGACCATGACATCGTGTCCGGCATTCCCGAAGCCATCGCGACTGGAGCGGAGTTGGGCATTGAAATCATTCCCGGCGTGGAGATCAGCTCCCGCGTAGGCGAGAACGAGCTCCATATGCTGGGTTATTTCTTAAACTGGCAGGATCCAGAGCTGAGCCAACGGCTGGCCACCTTGCGCGAAAGCCGGCATAGCCGCAATCCGCAGATCATCGAACGGCTGCGCGCATTGGGGCTGGACGTGACCTATGACGAAGTGAAGGCGCTGGCCGGGACGGACGCGGTCGGCCGTCCGCATATTGCGCGGCTCTTGATGGAGAAGAACTATGTCACGTCCGCCAAAGATGCCTTCGATCGGTACCTGGCGAACGGGCGCCCGGCCTATGTCGCGCGGGAACTGCCCCCGCCGGCAGATGCCATTGCCTGGATCAAGGCCGCAGGCGGCGTAGCGGTGTTGGCCCATCCAACCTGGGCCACATCGGTAGGAGAAGAACTGGAGCCACTCTTAGCGACCCTGAAAGCCGCGGGGCTCGGCGGCATCGAAGTCCATTACAGCACCCACACGAAACGGCAGACAGCGAAATATCTCGGCCTGGCCAAGAAGCTGGATTTGTTGATAACCGGCGGGAGCGACTTCCACGGCATCACCAAACCGGATATCGAAGTGGGAATTGGGCGAGGAGGCCTGAAGGTTTCCGAAAAGCTCTTAGACCCGCTCAGGAAAGCCGCTTCCATCCAGTAA